Proteins co-encoded in one Ziziphus jujuba cultivar Dongzao chromosome 9, ASM3175591v1 genomic window:
- the LOC107434223 gene encoding NADH dehydrogenase [ubiquinone] 1 alpha subcomplex subunit 9, mitochondrial → MQSISRRLGHQSLRPSHSVASLKSIYPLSDHYYGADHPKYGSTLATKGAGHLVRKGTGGRSSVSGIVATVFGATGFLGRYVVQQLAKMGSQVLVPFRGSEDSHRHLKLMGDLGQIVPMKYNPRDEASIKAVMARANVVINLIGREYETRNYSFEEVNHSMAEQLATIAKEHGGIVRFIQVSCLGASASSPSRLLRAKAAAEKSVMEEIPEATILRPAVMIGTEDRILNRWAQFAKKYSFMPLVGDGSTKIQPVYVVDVAAAIMAALKDDGTSMGKVYELGGPEIFTVHELAEIMYDVIREWPRYVKVPFPIAKAIALPREILLNKVPFPLPNPDIFNLDQILALSNDIVVSENALTFNDLGIVPRKLKGYPIEFLICYRKGGPQFGSTISERVSPDSWP, encoded by the exons ATGCAGTCCATTTCGAGGCGTCTAGGGCACCAATCTCTGAGACCTTCACATTCAGTCGCGTCGCTCAAGTCTATCTACCCTCTTTCCGATCACT ATTATGGAGCTGATCATCCAAAGTACGGATCTACTCTTGCCACCAAGGGGGCGGGGCACCTTGTTCGCAAGGGCACAGGTGGAAGATCATCTGTTAG TGGCATTGTTGCTACTGTCTTTGGGGCAACTGGGTTCCTTGGTCGTTATGTTGTGCAACAACTTG CTAAGATGGGATCTCAAGTATTAGTTCCTTTTCGGGGGTCTGAAGATAGCCATCGACATCTTAAGCTGATGGGGGATTTGGGACAG ATAGTGCCAATGAAATATAATCCAAGAGATGAAGCTTCCATTAAAGCTGTTATGGCAAGAGCTAATGTAGTTATTAACCTTATTG GGAGGGAGTATGAAACAAGAAACTATAGCTTTGAGGAAGTGAACCATTCAATGGCGGAACAACTTGCCACA ATTGCTAAAGAACATGGTGGTATTGTGAGATTTATCCAAGTTTCATGCTTAGGAGCATCTGCATCATCTCCATCCAGATTGCTAAGGGCTAAAGCTGCCGCTGAGAAATCAGTGATGGAAGAAATACCTGAG gcCACAATTTTGAGACCTGCTGTAATGATCGGTACAGAAGATCGAATTCTGAACCGTTGGGCACAATTTGCAAAGAAGTATAGCTTTATGCCACTCGTGGGCGATGGATCTACTAA AATCCAACCTGTATATGTTGTTGATGTTGCTGCTGCAATTATGGCTGCCTTAAAAGATGATGGCACCAGTATGGGAAAAGTTTATGAACTTGGTGGGCCAGAGATATTTACAGTGCATGAATTG GCGGAGATTATGTATGACGTGATCCGAGAATGGCCTCGCTATGTGAAAGTCCCTTTCCCAATCGCAAAG GCCATTGCATTGCCACGGGAAATATTGCTTAATAAGGTTCCCTTTCCATTACCCAATCCCGACATCTTCAACCTTGATCAGATCCTTGCACTAAGTAATGATATCGTCGTGTCAGAAAATG CTTTGACTTTCAATGATCTTGGAATTGTGCCACGCAAGCTGAAGGGATACCCTATAGAGTTTCTTATTTGCTATCGTAAGGGTGGCCCCCAGTTTGGTTCTACAATCAGTGAAAGAGTGTCTCCCGATTCTTGGCCATGA